DNA sequence from the Lysobacter silvisoli genome:
GTAAGGCTCGCGCAGCTCCAGGCTCAGCCATTCGCGGTGCACGCCCTTCTCGGCCGAGTTGGGCGCGTCGACCTTGGTCAGCTTGCCGTCGGCGCCGCGCAGGTACAGCTCGTTGTTGTAGAAGGCGATAGTGCGCGAGACGAAATCGCGCTCGAAGCCGGGCGTGGAATCGTGGCCGGCGGCGATGTACATGTCCTCCGGCTTGCCTTCGTAGACCACGGTGGCGGCGCTGAGCGGGGTGCCGCGCTTCCACTGCTTGACGATGCGCGGGTAGCCCGACGAGGTCATGCTGCCCCGGCCGAAGTCGGTGAACACATAGACGTTGTCGCGGTCGATCCAGCCCAGGCCGCCCTTGGCTTCGGGACGGAAGTAGCCGTCCTTGACCCAGGTCTTGCTGGCCAGGTCGAACTCGCGGGTCACGTCGGCGTCGGCGCCGCCGCGCGAGAGCGCGATCAGGCAGCGCTGGTAGTCGGGCTTGAGGCAGTCGGCGCCGTGCCAGACCCAGTTCTCGCCCTCGGCCTGGTTGAGCGCGTCCAGGTCGATCACGGTTTCCCAGTTCGGCTTGTCCTTGCGGTACTCGGCCAGGCTGGTGCGGCGCCACAGGCCGCGCTGGTGCTTGGCGTCCTTCCAGAAGTTGTAATAGTGGTCGCCGATCTTCATCACGCCGGGGATCTTGGCGTCGGAGTCGAGGATGGCGCGGATGTCGGCCTCGAGCTTCTTGAACTCGGGGCTGTCGGCCAGTTCGGCCTCGGCGGCCTGGTTGCGCTCGCGCACCCAGGCGAGCGCGCGCTCGCCCTGCACGTCTTCCAGCCAGGCATAGGGATCGGTCGCGTCGGTCACGGCAGCGGCTTCCTTGGCAGGGGCGGCACCGGCGACCGGGGCGGTCAGGCCGGCAATACCGATGGATAACGCGGCCACGGAAACGAGCAGCGGCTTACTGGGCTGGGACAGCGAGGACATCGGCGCTCCGCAAAACGGGGAAAGGCCGAACGCTAGCACAGGCCCCCGCCGGGCCCGCCTGTCCGAAGTCATAGGGGGAGCCGGGCGCGCCGGCGCGTTGCGCGGCGGCCCGTGTGCCGGGCGGAATGGTGTTTTGCCGACTTTGGCCGGACGACCGGTCCGAGGACGATTAAGCGGCGCGGGCGACCGCCGCGGCTCCGGCCACGGCCGGCCGCGCGCGGCGCCGGGCCTGCGCGCCCGCGCGACGGCGGCGCGGGGCCGCGGCGGCGACCGGGTCCTGCGCCCGCAGCGGCAGGCGGAAGCGGTGCAGCGCCCACCAGGCGGTCAGCGGCATGGCCAGCAGCCACAGCGGCAGCCAGCCGATCTGGGCGCTGAAGGCGCGCGCGGCCGGCAGCAGCAGCACCAGCGCGGCGCCGATGGCCACGGCGTAGCGCAGGGCCTGTTCGATACGCGGATCGACGGCGTCGGCGTCGGCGCGGCGGGCGGTGGGGGCGGCGGTCTGGCGCATGGCGGGCTCCGGTGGCGGGCGGGTCTGGGGACCCGGTGGAGTCACCTTGGCCGGTGGATGTCTCAGAGGCTGCGACCCGGCTGAGCGTCCGCGCTTTGCTCTCTGTGGGAGCGGCGTAAGCCGCGATTGCCCCGCATCCCGAAAACCTCCAGCCGTCCGGCGGCGGCCACTGCGCTGTCGCAAACGGCTGTGGGGTAGGAGCGGCGTGAGCCGCGACATGCGCAGGTGGCCGGGGTGGCGTGGTCGCGGCTCACGCCGCTCCTACCCCAGGGCAAAGGCGGGCTTTAGTAGCCGGCGGCGTCCAGGGCTTTGTCGGCTTCGGCGCGGCCCAGCGCGATGAGTTCCTTGGCGCGCCAGAACTCGTAGAACTGGCAGGCGTCGCGCGGGATGCGGATGACCAGTTCGGGAGGGTCCAGAGCCAGGTGCACGCGCGCGATCTGCGCCTGCATGGTGTCCAGCGAACGCGCCATGAGTTCGCTGAAGCCCAACTCGTGTTCGCCGCCCTCGTTCCCGTCTTCCTCCTCGTTGCGCCGCCAACGCTCGCCGAACCAGCGCAGCAGACGCGCGCCACGGTGGCCGCCGCCGTCGTCGGCGTCGTCGTGCGCCGCATCGGCGATGCGTTCCACCGGCGCGCCATGCCGCGCCGGCGTACCCGGCGGCCGGGTCGGCCAGCCGTGCATGTCCACCGCGATCAGGCGGTGGGCGTCGGACAGGCGCGTGGCCGCGATCGGCAGCGGCGCGAGCAGGCCGCCGTCGACCAGTTCGCGGCCGTGCAGTTCGTAGGGCGTGAACACGCCGGGGATGGCGATCGACGCGCGCACCGCGTCCCACAGGTCGCCTTCGCGCAGCCATACCTCGCGCTGGCGCAGCAGGTCCACGGCCACCGCGGTGAAGGCGATCGGCAGCTGTTCGATGCGCGGTTCGCCGGCCAGTTCGCGCAGCGCGTGCATCAGCCGCTCGCCGCGGAACAGCGAGGCCTGGCCCAGCGCCGGGTCGAGCAGGCGCAGCATGTCGGTGCGGCTCAGGCTCAGCAGCCAGTCGCGGTAGGTCTCGAGCTTGCCGGCCGCGTACAGGCCGCCGACCAGGGCGCCGCTGGAGGAGCCGGCCACCGCCACCACATTGAGTTCGCGCGCCTGCAGCGCCTCGATCACGCCGATCTGGGCCAGCCCGCGCGCGCCGCCGGCGCCCAGCACCAGCGCGACGGCCTCGTCGCTGCGGATGCGCGGAGCGTCGGCTGCGGCCATCAGCGGTCGTAGTTGCCCAGGGCCAGCGACAGCATGCTCTTGGCCTGCTCGCGCAGCACCGCCGGCTCGACGATCTCGGCGTCGCTGCCGTAATGCATCACGTCCATCAGCAGCTCGCGCCCGGCGCTGTAGGGCAGCTTGAGCTCGTAGCGGCCGTCGGGCAGGAAGCGCCCTTGCTGCTGCGAATGCCAGTGCTCGTCGGCGACCCAGCGCGCGGCCTTGGCGCTGAACAGGATCGTGGCCCAGCCCTTGGGCGTGCCGGAGAAGATGCCGTAACTGGAGGCCAGGTGCCGGTCCAGTTCCTCGTCGGGCACGTCGCGGGCCTCGCCCTCGCCGATGCGCGCGGCGCTGATGCGGTCGACCGAGAAACTGCGCAGCGCCTCGCGCTCGTGGTCCCAGGCGTCCAGGTACCAGTTCTCGCGGTAATGGGTCAGGCGCTGCGGCGAGACGTTGCGGCGGGTGCGCTCGTCGGTGGAACGCGCGCGGTATTCGAAGCTCAGCGTCTTGCGGTCCAGCACCGCGGTGGCCACGGTGCGGAACGCGGTCTCGTCCAGGCGCCGGGTGCGGTGCGGGATCACCCGCACCCGCTCCACCGGCACGCGGCGGCCGCCGGCGTGTTCGTCCAGCAGCTTTTCGATGCGGTGCTGCAGCGGCGCCAGGGCGTTGGACAGCACGCCGCCGCCGCTGCGCAGCAACAACTGCTGCGCGGCCAGCAGCGAGTGCAGCTCTTCCGAGCTCAGCCACAGGCCGGGCAGCTCGAAGCGGTCGCCTTCGCTGGTGTCGTAGCGGAAGCCGGCCTCGCCGTTGCCGACCACCGGCGCCATCAGGTAGTCGCGCAGGTAGGCCAGGTCGCGGTAGACGGTGGCGCGCGAGCACTCCAGGTCCTCCTGCAGGCGTTGCACGGTCACCGGGTAACGCGCCGCGGTCAGGATGCGGTGCAGGGCGTGGATGCGTTCGATGCGTTCCATGGCAGGCGTCGGGGGGATGCGTAGTCCGGCGCCTAGCATGGCACCCGCGCCCACGCAGCCGCTACTGCCGTCGACGAGAAGCCGATCACGGCGCGCGCATGGGCACCGCGGCTAACGGCTGTTTAACCGCCCGCGGCGCAAGATGCGCGACCTGAGAACGGAAGCCGGGCATGCGGACACGGACGTGGTGGTGCGACCAGGCGCTGGCCGCTGCGATCGTGATCGCCACGCACCTGTTGATCGTTCTGGGCTTGAACCGTTACCTGCGCCCTGAGCCGGCCGCGGCGGAGCCTGCGCCCGAGGACGCCTTGCAAGTGCGGTTCGTCCCGCGTTCGCGTCCGCCCGCCGCCACGCCCTCGCCCTCGCCCGCACCCATCGCCGCGCGCCCGCGCCGCGATACGCGGATCGCTCCGCAG
Encoded proteins:
- a CDS encoding patatin-like phospholipase family protein, with the translated sequence MAAADAPRIRSDEAVALVLGAGGARGLAQIGVIEALQARELNVVAVAGSSSGALVGGLYAAGKLETYRDWLLSLSRTDMLRLLDPALGQASLFRGERLMHALRELAGEPRIEQLPIAFTAVAVDLLRQREVWLREGDLWDAVRASIAIPGVFTPYELHGRELVDGGLLAPLPIAATRLSDAHRLIAVDMHGWPTRPPGTPARHGAPVERIADAAHDDADDGGGHRGARLLRWFGERWRRNEEEDGNEGGEHELGFSELMARSLDTMQAQIARVHLALDPPELVIRIPRDACQFYEFWRAKELIALGRAEADKALDAAGY
- a CDS encoding helix-turn-helix transcriptional regulator, with the protein product MERIERIHALHRILTAARYPVTVQRLQEDLECSRATVYRDLAYLRDYLMAPVVGNGEAGFRYDTSEGDRFELPGLWLSSEELHSLLAAQQLLLRSGGGVLSNALAPLQHRIEKLLDEHAGGRRVPVERVRVIPHRTRRLDETAFRTVATAVLDRKTLSFEYRARSTDERTRRNVSPQRLTHYRENWYLDAWDHEREALRSFSVDRISAARIGEGEARDVPDEELDRHLASSYGIFSGTPKGWATILFSAKAARWVADEHWHSQQQGRFLPDGRYELKLPYSAGRELLMDVMHYGSDAEIVEPAVLREQAKSMLSLALGNYDR